A genomic segment from Plasmodium coatneyi strain Hackeri chromosome 1, complete sequence encodes:
- a CDS encoding Tubulin gamma chain, with product MPREIITLQCGQCGNQIGVEFWKQLCNEHNIDKEGILKNNNYLNEDRKDIFFYQADDEHFIPRALLFDLEPRVINSIQASEYRNLYNPENMFISKEGGGAGNNWGCGYSQGHKVEEEIIDMIDREVDNSDNLEGFILSHSIAGGTGSGMGSYLLELLNDNYSKKVIQTFSVFPLLTNESSDVVVQPYNSILTLKRLILSTDSVVVIDNTSLNRIFVDRLKLNNPTFQQTNTIISNVMSASTTTLRYPGSMNNDMISLISSLIINPKCHFLVTSYTPITIDKHLSNVQKTTVLDVMKRLLHTKNIMVSVPVRRGMYISILNIIRGETDPTQVHKGLQRIRDRKLVNFIKWNPASIQVTLAKPSPHVVSTHKVSGLMMANHTSISTLFERCVTQFDRLFKRRAFLENYKKEPMFSSADGQGNFEEMESSKEITQNLIDEYKSAERDDYFSHAYL from the coding sequence ATGCCGCGGGAAATTATCACCCTACAATGCGGGCAGTGCGGAAACCAGATCGGGGTGGAATTCTGGAAGCAGTTGTGCAACGAACACAACATAGACAAGGAGGGAATACTGAAAAACAATAACTACCTGAATGAGGACCGCAAGgacattttcttttaccaAGCGGACGATGAGCACTTCATCCCAAGGGCCCTGCTCTTCGACTTGGAGCCAAGAGTTATCAATAGCATTCAAGCCAGTGAATATCGTAACTTGTACAATCCagaaaatatgttcatttcgaaggaaggaggaggagcaggAAATAATTGGGGGTGTGGATACAGCCAAGGACACAAGGTTGAAGAAGAGATTATTGACATGATAGATCGGGAAGTAGACAACAGTGACAACCTGGAGGGGTTCATATTATCCCACTCGATTGCAGGAGGGACTGGTAGCGGTATGGGTAGTTACTTACTCGAACTGCTCAACGATAATTACTCGAAGAAGGTAATACAGaccttttctgtttttcctctCCTGACAAATGAGAGCAGTGATGTAGTGGTGCAGCCGTATAACAGCATCCTGACGTTGAAGAGACTTATCCTCAGTACGGACAGTGTAGTGGTCATAGATAACACGTCGTTGAACCGAATCTTTGTGGACCGATTAAAGTTAAACAACCCCACCTTCCAACAAACCAATACAATCATTTCAAACGTCATGTCAGCTTCTACCACGACGTTGCGTTACCCTGGTAGTATGAACAACGATATGATAAGTCTGATTTCTTCTCTTATTATAAATCCGAAGTGCCACTTCCTTGTTACGTCGTATACACCTATTACCATCGACAAGCATCTCTCCAATGTGCAGAAAACCACGGTGTTGGATGTCATGAAGAGACTactgcacacaaaaaatatcatGGTTTCGGTGCCAGTCAGGAGAGGCATGTATATTTCTATCCTTAACATAATCAGGGGGGAGACAGACCCCACACAGGTACATAAAGGATTGCAACGAATACGAGATAGGAAGCTAGTTAACTTTATTAAGTGGAACCCTGCTTCCATCCAAGTAACTTTGGCAAAACCATCCCCCCACGTCGTCTCTACTCATAAGGTCTCTGGACTTATGATGGCAAACCACACGTCCATTTCTACCCTCTTCGAACGATGCGTTACTCAATTCGACAGACTATTTAAACGAAGGGCCTTTTtagaaaattacaaaaaggaaCCCATGTTCAGCAGTGCAGACGGACAAGGCAACTTCGAAGAAATGGAGTCCTCCAAGGAGATCACGCAAAACTTAATAGACGAGTATAAGAGCGCTGAGCGGGACGACTACTTCAGCCACGCCTACCTTTGA
- a CDS encoding AAA family ATPase — protein MKGRNERKTNIEQVMSDYLINLSHLYKNSQSQSHSLSDHENGEGKMHRMNNPRTELLKQETLLMGKKDNSNSSSSSASTSDEVLSDSARSKSTYYDKMLNTIFPPREREIYLQLKKILQTQEHFADVEANEYLFCYLFVLAVKNMFYTIILQRKVEHHVGHDLGQDDPVECKEEDPIECNDEPVECNDEPVECNGDEPVGCKEEEPTECKREDEDLPKSEEQPEKVTSEEVQPEKVPTEKVQTAEVQSEKEQPGQVEPTGPNAQKTKTEGQRPDEEILPNNLDNIGKNYIYPLFEALKKNKSYWLIPLSVLSCGYLYYKMKGRVAACINNYYLNVTKYLSSTFLSPWGTPDAAISKDYNHFFHNVNKNNVKTILFNPSNNTFTYILGKATLPKGSTNMSIFNSSKMVNSSPPSTEEDANNVYTIFYNDYIMKFLLKNKFYENVEIKLDEKMMKLSFLEIIRKNLFDLVTYSLSLATFFYFYERNLSVSSPFTRTDCSSQSVNKDNSLSNIILNDKTKKDIKGVLFFLLFSSMFPENYNLSGYNTILFTGETGTGKSLLAKAIARELDVEFIHVSGSTFIELYIGNGASKLRSHFRRAKRNSRSVLLFIDEIDSIGLSRSMNNEGGNNANHEYTQTLNQLLIEIDSLHEYNREQFHIASRGHNKGNFLSTVRRTLMEVITPEAESADAQSECGSTDRGKRPTGGDHYSCGRPPGSRDGYEIMQYYLNNDLTLQEVEEIFNLRKHRTGKFILFIGATNRYRMLDSALVRSKRFDKVIHFHLPNLFTRRRLFEFYVEKYTRGAPPTMKRFPMQRGLPPRRTPLTSTTPLSPLQYAPFRHKFSSHFNALHPGATDKYEYLLKSLRRGRSVSNARGTSRKDNGDMLNGDYLGASHSPVDTLSLSVLTTLFNCADIDEIVHSVQMKNLTQSNLHPQGHNINSALFEVVDSTLFNKFTYDNHGEKLSTQGNKTETSDTKGSTSIKFSGNNWCTDGDYEEYLSKFIHFCNEELEKRINDEERRRKNHRRAGHSPGDKLTFEDLLFFNDLQKMKTKIWRDEDMNFILQNGFCVNSGFFPPGRSYHLYLLWKSIESFYVALHSSCRRATC, from the coding sequence ATGAAGGGGCGCAACGAACGCAAAACGAACATCGAACAGGTGATGAGCGATTACCTAATCAACTTGAGTCACCTGTACAAAAACTCCCAATCGCAGTCACACTCGTTAAGTGATCATGAGAACGGTGAGGGGAAGATGCACAGGATGAACAACCCCAGAACGGAACTCCTAAAGCAGGAAACCCTGCTCATGGGCAAGAAGGACAACAGTAACAGCAGCAGTAGTAGCGCCAGTACGAGTGACGAGGTCTTATCAGATAGTGCCAGGAGCAAGTCCACTTACTACGACAAAATGTTGAATACCATCTTCCCCCCGAGGGAGAGAGAGATCTACCtccagttaaaaaaaatactccaGACGCAGGAACATTTTGCAGATGTAGAGGCGAATGAATATCTTTTTTGTTACCTGTTCGTACTGGCCGTTAAGAATATGTTCTACACGATTATCCTGCAGAGGAAGGTGGAGCATCACGTGGGGCACGACCTCGGGCAGGATGATCCAGTTGAATGTAAAGAGGAGGACCCAATAGAGTGTAATGATGAACCGGTAGAATGTAATGATGAACCAGTAGAGTGTAATGGTGATGAACCAGTAGGGtgtaaagaggaagaaccaactgaatgtaaaagggaagatgaAGATCTACCCAAAAGTGAGGAACAACCTGAAAAGGTAACATCAGAAGAAGTACAACCTGAGAAGGTACCAACTGAAAAAGTCCAAACTGCAGAAGTgcaaagtgaaaaagaacaacctGGACAAGTCGAACCCACAGGGCCAAACGCGCAGAAGACAAAAACGGAAGGTCAACGCCCAGACGAGGAGATCCTACCGAATAACTTGGACAACATCGGGAAGAACTACATTTACCCCCTCTTCGAGGCGctgaaaaagaacaagtcCTACTGGTTGATCCCACTGAGCGTACTATCGTGTGGATACCTGTActacaaaatgaaggggaGAGTAGCGGCCTGCATAAACAACTACTACCTTAACGTAACAAAGTACTTGAGCAGCACCTTCCTGTCTCCGTGGGGCACCCCCGACGCAGCAATTTCCAAAGATTACAACCACTTCTTTCACAACGTAAACAAGAACAACGTTAAAACGATTCTGTTTAACCCCTCCAACAAcacattcacatatatattaggCAAAGCGACTCTCCCCAAGGGGAGCACAAACATGAGCATATTTAACTCAAGCAAGATGGTAAATAGTTCACCCCCATCCACAGAGGAAGACGCTAATAACGTGTATACCATCTTTTACAATGACTACATAATGAAGtttttactaaaaaataaattttacgaaaatgtAGAGATAAAATTGGACgagaaaatgatgaaattaTCCTTCTTAGAAATTATTAGAAAAAATCTGTTCGATCTAGTTACGTATAGCCTCTCTTTGGCgacttttttctatttctatGAGAGGAACCTCTCTGTTTCATCCCCCTTTACAAGGACAGATTGTTCCTCCCAGAGTGTAAACAAGGATAACTCCCTTAGTAATATTATTCTGAACGACAAAACGAAGAAGGACATTAAGggcgttttattttttctcttattttcGAGTATGTTCCCAGAGAATTATAACCTATCTGGATATAATACCATTTTATTCACTGGAGAGACAGGTACAGGGAAGAGTTTGTTAGCCAAAGCTATTGCTAGAGAGCTGGACGTAGAGTTCATTCACGTGTCGGGGTCGACCTTCATAGAGTTATACATTGGCAACGGGGCATCCAAATTGAGGAGCCACTTTAGGAGGGCAAAACGTAATTCTAGATCCGTGCTGCTCTTCATTGACGAGATAGATAGCATTGGCTTAAGTAGATCTATGAACAACGAGGGGGGCAACAACGCCAACCATGAATACACGCAAACCTTGAACCAGCTGTTAATAGAAATAGATTCTTTGCATGAGTACAACCGGGAGCAGTTCCACATAGCATCGCGGGGGCACAATAAAGGGAACTTCCTCTCCACCGTGAGGAGAACCCTCATGGAGGTTATCACGCCGGAAGCGGAGTCTGCAGACGCGCAAAGCGAGTGTGGAAGTACAGATCGTGGGAAGAGGCCGACCGGAGGCGATCACTACAGTTGTGGTCGCCCACCTGGATCACGGGACGGGTACGAAATTATGCAGTACTACCTGAACAACGACCTGACCCTGCAGGAGGTGGAGGAGATCTTCAACCTGAGGAAGCACCGCACGGGCAAGTTTATCCTCTTCATCGGGGCTACTAACCGGTACAGGATGTTGGACTCCGCACTGGTCCGATCCAAGCGGTTCGACAAGGTCATTCACTTCCACCTTCCCAACCTGTTCACGCGCCGAAGGTTATTCGAGTTTTACGTGGAAAAGTACACACGGGGGGCACCCCCCACCATGAAGCGGTTTCCCATGCAGAGGGGGTTACCCCCACGCAGAACGCCACTCACCTCGACAACGCCGTTGTCCCCCCTGCAGTACGCCCCCTTCAGACACAAATTCAGCAGCCACTTCAATGCACTCCACCCCGGGGCCACGGATAAGTACGAATACCTATTAAAATCGCTCAGGAGGGGGAGGTCAGTATCCAACGCAAGGGGTACCAGTAGGAAAGACAATGGTGATATGCTTAATGGGGACTACCTTGGTGCTTCGCATAGCCCCGTCGATACGTTATCGCTGTCCGTCCTGACGACCCTGTTCAACTGCGCCGACATAGACGAGATAGTGCACTCGGTGCAAATGAAGAATCTCACACAGAGCAATCTCCACCCACAAGGTCACAACATTAATAGTGCCCTCTTCGAAGTGGTGGACTCCACCCTATTTAACAAATTCACCTACGATAATCACGGAGAGAAGCTCAGCACTCAGGGAAATAAAACCGAGACGAGTGACACCAAAGGATCCACAAGCATCAAATTCAGTGGAAACAACTGGTGCACCGATGGAGATTACGAGGAGTACCTATCCAAGTTTATTCATTTCTGCAACGAAGAATTAGAAAAACGGATAAACGATGaggagagaaggaggaagaaccatAGGAGAGCGGGACACTCTCCTGGGGATAAACTCACATTCGAAGACTTACTCTTTTTTAATGActtacaaaaaatgaagacaaaGATTTGGCGAGACGAGGACATGAATTTTATCCTTCAGAACGGCTTTTGCGTGAACAGcggtttcttcccccccggtAGGAGCTACCACCTCTACCTTCTGTGGAAGTCCATCGAGAGCTTTTACGTGGCCCTCCATTCGAGTTGCCGCCGGGCCACCTGCTAG
- a CDS encoding Proteasome subunit beta type, which produces MTLGPVVTGTSVIALKYKHGILIAADKKASYGSYAKFQNVERIFKINNKTVMSFSGELADAQYLHEALTRVNVNNVMDKKSKYDVHNTKYYHAYVGRLFYNRKNKIDPLFNTIIVAGVNSQDYDDNDKDVLLYSDKQSTDEYKVINKEDLYIGFVDMHGTQFSADYMTTGYARYFALTLLRDHYKDYMTEEEAKTLLNECLRVLYYRDATASNKIQIVKVTSKGVEYEEPYFLSCDMNSRDYVYPSIMLPSTGCMW; this is translated from the exons ATGACGCTAGGCCCGGTGGTTACCGGCACGTCGGTCATTGCGCTGAAGTACAAGCATGGCATTCTGATCGCGGCTGACAAGAAAG CAAGCTACGGAAGCTACGCCAAGTTCCAAAACGTGGAgcgcatttttaaaataaacaaCAAGACGGTGATGAGTTTCAGCGGGGAGTTGGCAGACGCGCAGTACCTGCACGAGGCGCTCACCCGAGTTAACGTAAACAACGTGATGGATAAGAAAAGCAAATACGACGTGCACAATACCAAGTATTATCATGCCTATGTGGGTAGGCTCTTTTACAACCGGAAGAATAAGATCGACCCGCTTTTCAATACAATCATCGTTGCGGGGGTGAATTCGCAAGACTATGACGACAACGACAAGGACGTGTTACTCTACTCAGACAAACAGTCGACTGATGAGTATAAGGTGATCAATAAGGAAGACCTGTACATTGGCTTCGTGGATATGCATGGAACGCAGTTCTCTGCAGATTATATGACCACTGGATATGCTCGTTACTTTGCTCTAACACTCCTTCGAGATCACTATAAGGACTACATGACCGAGGAGGAAGCGAAGACCCTGTTGAATGAGTGCCTACGTGTGCTTTACTACCGGGACGCCACGGCATCGAACAAAATACAAATCGTTAAGGTTACCAGCAAGGGGGTTGAGTATGAGGAGCCGTACTTCCTCTCCTGCGACATGAACTCACGCGATTACGTCTATCCGTCTATTATGCTTCCCTCCACGGGCTGCATGTGGTAA
- a CDS encoding Tubulin gamma chain, producing MNKFCATYRYPDDGDEGKEQHPTEELKRKCTIGEPEADQKIEHLLRNPDFFEAMRKDYSEGEPPDESSLTDSREEPSTGQTADQLATRSANRGIAPQLDVLVETGRILPRDSQEKISCLGNVGDQICLGDCSKEGSFSSGVFDGNLPPAVVCTEEKELIAPARLATFADDAGRSEEVTKMEEVGVVGMTEEDMGEDTAALGADDAEAEHTIPIEDQSTKSYDGCSEFSLDDVSEGVLDYIKKKYDRRRKWKLRGRRKDNVGKDGSKEEAPKGDVPNRGDKKEDPPNEGVANDGDANDGDANDGDANEGDANLNPLQPEENYTYTVPDKDDLDAIIRSSIKTYNCALMKRILLQGKIFITHDGVYFMSLFDSLFSKISIVRIPYESIEAVKKMSVFNFIPNALKIVVKNRSFVFTSFVHRDHAYDFIMDMVRDHRLASEIPRRGVVLYNIGEESNVEEEEEDDDEDDDDEATKEPSPKKRPHLPSEVKTSKEQQDESIVYCITPTQYDLLMNHQLDRTEEELAEERPDEEKEKYIVIQTRSEIVQPNISPKEEELLRENNFIQCNYHTDSLYINEDFKKIFFDIFSHFDDKNPFVKNVRDKNPSSLSYEHLNNLNGELQRKGHVSYESVYNISLFDDEKRVFGMPARSDVKEHLSFFFLQNVIVIQKCVVLLCSVPLAGCFRTIITLTLNNVLLEGETDNSQTPCTHIDFSYDIEFVKNTFFKYQIKSNALPELEISVNNLKRYTQEAIERRYKRGGATNGDNHTQNDHYTFVRDYVDIMTIGEEKTFQNANSTGPAETAVQLNDSTTAAWSTAKRYFKAKFNPLSQSVRHRLGKTFSATHCQSGVVPLMFIYAC from the exons ATGAACAAATTCTGTGCAACGTACAGATACCCAGACGATGGAGacgaggggaaggaacaacacccaacggaggaattaaaaa GAAAGTGCACCATCGGAGAACCCGAAGCGGATCAGAAAATCGAGCACCTTTTGAGGAACCCCGATTTTTTTGAAGCCATGCGGAAGGATTATTCCGAAGGGGAGCCACCGGATGAGAGCAGCCTCACCGACTCCAGGGAGGAACCGTCAACAGGGCAAACGGCCGACCAACTGGCTACCCGCTCCGCTAACCGAGGGATTGCCCCCCAACTCGACGTGCTCGTCGAAACAGGACGCATCCTCCCAAGGGACTCACAGGAAAAGATTAGTTGTCTAGGCAATGTGGGCGACCAAATCTGCCTTGGCGATTGctcaaaagaaggaagtttctCTAGTGGCGTTTTTGATGGGAACCTCCCACCTGCAGTAGTGTGCACGGAAGAGAAGGAGTTAATAGCCCCTGCACGATTGGCTACATTTGCGGATGACGCTGGTCGTTCGGAAGAAgtgacaaaaatggaagaagtagGCGTAGTAGGGATGACCGAAGAAGACATGGGCGAAGACACTGCCGCACTGGGTGCAGACGACGCCGAGGCTGAACACACGATCCCCATAGAAGACCAAAGCACCAAATCGTACGATGGCTGCAGCGAGTTCTCACTTGACGACGTGAGTGAGGGCGTGCTGGACTAcattaaaaagaagtatgacagaaggaggaagtggaagcttagggggagaaggaaggacaaCGTGGGGAAGGATGGCTCTAAGGAAGAGGCCCCAAAGGGAGATGTTCCTAACAGAGgtgataaaaaggaagacccCCCTAACGAAGGGGTTGCCAACGACGGGGATGCCAACGACGGGGATGCCAACGACGGGGATGCCAACGAAGGAGATGCCAACCTGAACCCCCTTCAGCCCGAAGAGAACTACACCTACACTGTGCCCGACAAGGACGACTTAGATGCAATAATCCGCAGCTCCATCAAAACTTACAACTGTGCCCTCATGAAGAGAATCCTCCTtcagggaaaaatatttatcacCCACGACGGCGTCTACTTCATGTCCCTCTTCGATTcgcttttttcaaaaatttccATCGTGCGAATCCCCTACGAATCCATAGAAGCCGTAAAGAAAATGAGCGTATTTAACTTCATCCCAAATGCTCTGAAAATTGTGGTGAAAAATCGGTCCTTCGTTTTCACGTCCTTCGTGCACAGGGATCATGCGTACGATTTCATCATGGACATGGTGCGTGATCACAGGTTGGCCAGCGAGATTCCCAGGAGGGGCGTCGTTCTATACAACATTGGAGAGGAAAGTAAcgtggaggaagaggaggaagacgatgatgaggatgatgatgacgaagCAACGAAAGAGCCAAGTCCGAAGAAACGCCCCCATCTGCCAAGCGAGGTGAAAACTTCGAAGGAGCAACAGGACGAGTCCATCGTTTACTGCATCACGCCTACGCAGTACGACCTGCTAATGAACCACCAACTGGATCGGACGGAAGAGGAGCTAGCGGAAGAGCGACCTGAcgaggagaaagaaaaatatatagtcATACAAACGAGAAGCGAAATTGTACAACCAAACATTTCAcccaaggaggaagaactcCTCAGGGAGAACAACTTCATCCAATGCAACTACCACACTGATAGTCTATACATAAAtgaagattttaaaaaaatatttttcgacatcttttcccatttcgaTGATAAGAACCCgtttgtgaaaaatgtgcGGGACAAGAACCCGAGCAGTTTAAGTTATGAGCACCTGAACAATTTGAATGGGGAGCTACAGCGCAAGGGACACGTTTCATACGAATCCGTTTACAATATATCCCTGTTTGATGATGAGAAGAGAGTGTTTGGCATGCCTGCACGATCCGACGTGAAGGAgcatttatcctttttttttctccagaaTGTCATTGTCATACAGAAGTGCGTTGTTCTTCTGTGCAGTGTACCGCTAGCAGGGTGCTTCCGCACAATCATCACGCTCACGCTAAACAATGTGCTGCTGGAGGGGGAAACAGACAACAGTCAGACCCCCTGCACACACATCGACTTTTCGTACGATATCGAATTTGTaaagaacactttttttaagtaccAAATAAAAAGCAACGCCCTACCTGAGCTGGAAATCTCCGTCAACAATCTGAAGAGGTACACACAGGAAGCGATTGAACGAAGGTATAAACGGGGCGGCGCAACAAATGGGGATAATCACACACAAAATGACCACTACACTTTTGTAAGGGACTACGTCGATATAATGACCATTGGTGAAGAGAAAACTTTCCAAAATGCAAACAGTACGGGGCCTGCCGAAACGGCTGTTCAGTTAAATGACAGCACTACTGCCGCATGGTCCACCGCGAAGAGGTACTTCAAGGCGAAGTTTAATCCCCTGTCGCAGAGTGTGCGGCACAGACTGGGTAAGACATTCTCTGCAACGCACTGTCAAAGCGGGGTCGTACCGCTGATGTTCATTTATGCATGTTGA
- a CDS encoding Methionine aminopeptidase — protein MKARTLVLLAWALLCMCRRGGSIGRVRCVKHVRRVSRAIRAIRGNCTGCGDVSPRKPRRGFIPVGKNSKGSYAKEGFPYRRHPQRNRLNHASAGEGFSNTIHHDVKKNTQNYEEDGPPASFHRYIENIKTRKIIHPSIRITDFDKKFMRCKESYNGRYSHLKDSELFGSFRFVGRQKKGIMSPKYYLPKYVERPNYHRTGTPVYVPYGGENQVADNTKGRKSPHPYSNVKSEEDIETIRSNCLFARELMDDVSHIICEGVTTNDIDIYLLNKCINNGYYPSPLNYHLFPKSSCISINEILCHGIPDNNVLYENDIVKVDISVFKDGFHADMCESFLVPKLSKNEKKKRKKFYDFIYLNDKLRTKHTKFILKYNFDLTTNKVVKTGKQCSIRRIRYDPPNSKDRPCEEYHSYDDNTNAVFPNGDFGGDAIQHATMQDGDYYNAANGPAHPSGNELQRDDLDELELFHRQYDEQVIYNKSQSSKTYDDLQRYIYSKTRGSQKDQSSRNRFAFFEKKKVDADEFKTYMRKKNIDLIRTAHECTMEAIRVCKAGAPFSAIGDAIANHLDKINNRHQVHYAVVPHLCGHNIGKNFHEEPFIIHTRNNDDRRMCENLVFTIEPIISERPCDFIMWPDNWTLSNARYVFSAQFEHTIVVRKDGAEILTGKTDGSPKFVWESEEM, from the coding sequence ATGAAGGCGCGTACGCTGGTCCTGCTGGCGTGGGCGCTCCTCTGCATGTGCAGGAGGGGTGGAAGCATCGGAAGGGTCAGATGTGTCAAACATGTCAGACGTGTCAGTCGTGCCATACGTGCCATACGTGGTAACTGCACTGGTTGCGGTGACGTATCACCCAGGAAACCTCGGCGGGGGTTCATTCCCGTGGGGAAGAATTCCAAAGGGAGCTACGCAAAGGAGGGATTCCCTTACCGACGCCACCCCCAAAGGAACCGCCTGAACCACGCCAGCGCAGGTGAAGGGTTTTCAAACACCATTCACCATGACGTGAAAAAGAACACACAAAACTACGAAGAAGATGGCCCACCCGCATCCTTCCACAGATATATCGAAAACATTAAGACAAGAAAAATAATCCACCCAAGTATACGAATAACCGACTTTGACAAAAAATTCATGAGATGCAAAGAAAGTTACAACGGGAGGTACTCTCACCTGAAGGACAGCGAATTGTTTGGAAGCTTCCGCTTTGTGgggagacaaaaaaaagggatcaTGTCTCCTAAGTATTATCTACCCAAGTATGTAGAGAGACCCAATTACCACCGAACAGGTACACCTGTATATGTACCATACGGGGGTGAAAACCAAGTTGCTGACAACACCAAAGGGAGGAAATCCCCCCACCCGTATAGCAACGTCAAAAGTGAGGAAGACATTGAAACAATTAGGAGCAATTGTCTGTTCGCTAGAGAACTAATGGATGACGTGTCACACATCATATGCGAAGGAGTAACGACAAACGATATAGACATATACCTCCTAAATAAGTGCATAAATAATGGGTACTATCCCTCTCCCCTGAATTATCATCTATTCCCCAAAAGTTCGTGCATATCCATTAATGAGATACTTTGCCATGGAATCCCAGACAATAACGTCCTCTACGAAAACGACATCGTGAAGGTAGACATCAGCGTTTTCAAAGACGGATTCCACGCAGACATGTGTGAAAGTTTCCTCGTTCctaaattgtcaaaaaatgagaaaaaaaaaagaaaaaaattttacgatTTTATATACTTAAATGATAAGCTACGGACGAAACATACCaagttcattttaaaatacaacTTCGACCTGACGACAAACAAAGTGGTAAAAACTGGCAAGCAGTGCTCCATAAGAAGGATCAGATACGACCCACCCAACTCGAAGGATCGTCCCTGTGAGGAATACCACTCCTACGATGATAATACGAATGCAGTCTTCCCCAACGGCGACTTCGGTGGGGACGCAATCCAGCACGCAACCATGCAAGATGGGGATTATTACAACGCTGCGAATGGACCAGCCCACCCGTCGGGAAATGAGCTCCAGCGGGACGACCTGGACGAGCTGGAACTGTTCCACCGGCAGTACGACGAGCAGGTCATCTACAACAAGAGCCAAAGCAGCAAAACCTACGATGACCTCCAgaggtacatatatagcaAAACCAGGGGGTCCCAAAAGGACCAAAGCAGTCGAAACAGGTTCgcctttttcgaaaaaaagaaggttgaCGCAGACGAATTCAAAACGTacatgcgtaaaaaaaacatcgaTCTCATAAGAACAGCGCATGAGTGCACCATGGAAGCCATCCGGGTTTGTAAGGCAGGTGCCCCTTTCAGTGCCATAGGGGATGCAATAGCCAACCACCTAGACAAGATAAATAATCGCCACCAAGTGCATTATGCAGTCGTCCCCCATTTGTGTGGACATAacattggaaaaaatttccacgaAGAAccttttattattcataCGAGAAATAACGATGACAGACGGATGTGTGAAAATCTCGTCTTTACCATTGAACCCATTATATCTGAGCGACCCTGTGACTTTATCATGTGGCCAGACAACTGGACTCTGTCCAATGCAAGGTATGTCTTCTCCGCTCAGTTCGAGCATACCATCGTTGTGCGTAAGGACGGCGCGGAAATCCTCACGGGCAAAACGGACGGCTCTCCAAAGTTCGTTTGGGAAAGTGAAGAGATGTAG